The genomic stretch ATCAAAGGTCAGCTGAGGATTATGGAAGCCCATGGAGTTCTCTGCTCCAACCCAATCAACATAGAATTGAGCCTTGCGCTGGAGAGCACGCGCTTCTTCAAGAAGTGCTTTATTAGCTCCTTCAGCATCTGCCGCCGCGATGGCTTCGATTGCCTCGACATTCACATTCCCTACCGTAGCCATCGTATCCGCAACTTTATCTTGAGTATAGAATACCCGCTCTTTTAACCATTCTTCGCCTTCCCGATGGCAGGTCATACAGCTTTCATTCATTGTCTTAAGCGGACTGGTCCACCAGTGTGAAGAAATCTTTTCGCCACCATTCATGCTATAAGGCATATGACAATCTGCGCAAGATAAACCGGCCTCTGCATGGGTACTACCCGAAAATGTTTCAAATTCAGGGTGTTGCACCTTAATTTCAGGCGTTCCTGCTTTTGCATGCTTCCAATCCGAGAAACCTTTCTCTTCATAATAAGCGAGAATATCATCCGGAGTGGTGCCTTTATCCCATGGGAAAGTGACCACTTTCTTATCCCCAGCGAAATAATATTCCACATGGCATTGAGCGCAGGTCAACGTCCGTAGCTCTTGAGTCGTCAACTTATCAGGATCTTTACCCAAACGAGTGAGTGTATCGCGTAAAGGGGGTTGGGTAATAACTAACTTCATGGTTTGGGGATCATGACAATTAGCACAGGTTATGCCTTCCGTAACTTTACTCTTGAGGTCATGGAAATTAGCGCCATAATAATCATCGCCCATCTCTTCCACTATACCCTCTATATTGGCTGATTTACAGGTCCAGCAGGAAGCGATACTTTTTTCATTAATACGTTTAATTTTCGATACATCTTCAAGGGTGTAGTTATGTCCCCTATCTTCATTATATTCGATAGCAAATCCATAACCGGCAAATATTTCTTTTAAGAAGGGCCATTGGACCAACTTATCGAATTCCTCAGAACCGCCATATTTACTGCCTTCGTTGGACATTTCTGAAGTTTTCATGAATGTGTCATATTGCTTAGGATAATATTTGGCATATTCGTCTACGGATAGGGTTCCGGGTGCGATTTCCGCACGGTAAGAAACGGCCTGCTGGCTACCCGATGAGGCGCAGCCAACTGCAACTAAACTGACGGCTAAGATGACCATCAAGCTAAGGAGTATTATTCCACGTTTTCTCACAATCTTTACCTACCTTTCCTTTCCCTTAACGATAATTACTATGTGGAGTATAGCGGTGACAATCAAAACATTGTCGACTAGGATCCATGCTTATATTTCTTACCACATCTTGATGACATTTTAAGCAGTTATTCTGAACCATTTCGTTGTTTTTCTCGTTCATTCGAATGCTGTCAGGAACATCACTAAAGGTATTGTGATAAAGATGTTGAACTCCTGAGGTAATTTTGGTATACGTCTTTGTCGCATAGTTGGTTTGATCGGTATGACAATCGTTACAACCGACTATTTCCCTGTGTGATGAATGGCTCCACGTTCCATAAACAGGCTCCATAACATGACAAGAGACACAATAACTAGGATCCTTTGTAAGCGCGTGTACTCCTTGAACACCTATAACTGCTGTGAGACACAATACTGCCAAAAGACCAATAACTAATGTTTTCCTAGATGTTTTTTTGGGTTTGCCACCTTGAGTATCGGTTTTTTCATGTTCCGCCCCGCTATATTTCATGATTCCCCCCCTTTCTTTCATGATTTAGCTTGAGACCCTTTTCTCCCTCCTTACCCATCCATATTAAATTATAGAAAAAAAAGGCTCTTAAGCCCATTATCAAAATCATGCTAAATAATTAACAAATCCTTAAGGAAGCTGTTGGCCTTGTGTAGCAATACAAACTTAGCCTAAAGAATGACTTACTACACAGATCAGAAGAAATAACAAAGGAATGGTAAAGGTATCTGTCAAATTTGGCACTGGTGCAAAATTTGACAGGCCTACCTATGAAGGACAAGCCGTTGCCTTGATGCAAGGAAACCCTCCTCCTGTAAAATATATACAGGAATCAGGAATGTGTGATCCGAAGGAACCTCAACGTCAACGCCCTTCGGAATAGCGGCTTAAATATGCTTTAAATTCATTTTTTGTTTATACATTAAATTTTCAGCATTGTTAAATACTTCTGCTATACTCTTATCGGTATTCTCTTTTGTATCCGAACCCAAAGAAATACTAACAGGAACATCGCTTACAAATTGCTTGGAGGAACATTCTCCTATGCGCTTAACTATTTTCTCAGCCTTCTCTTGGGAAGTCTGGGGTAGCAAAATGACAAATTCATCACCACCAAAACGTACAATGATATCATCACCGCGACACGATTCTTTCAAGGCAATCGCAGATTTTTGTAGAATTTCATCTCCTTTAGCATGACCCAATGTATCATTAATCATCTTTAAATTATTGACATCTCCTATAATAATTGATATAGGCAAATTATTTACGTTATCCAACCTTTTGATTGCCTCTTCATAGAACCTACGGTTATAAAGACCCGTTAATTCATCGTGATAACATAAATGCTTTATATACTCTTCTCTTTCTGTCCTGCCAGTGATATCTTCTTCCAACATAATGTTAAATATTTTCAGTTCCTGAGTAGCCATCTCAAGCTTGTGTCTAAGATTCGCCACTTCCCCTTCTAATTTACGATTTGCTTCAGTTAATCGCTGATTATCATTGTTGTATACATAATCATAATCATCCTGAGTCTCACTTTGCCCTCTGTCTTCGTATTCAAAAATTAACATATTAGAAGTCTGGTTCATATATCCTATATTAACCTCACCATAGGTATAACAACCTACTGTAAAAATACTCTTGAATATTTCACCATATTCTTCAACTATATCCTTCTGCTTCTGATCCAGTTCCAACCTACGATATAAACAATCAAAACTTAAGATGCCGGTAAGTCTTTTACCTAAAGCCTGCTTTTTTTCCTCTATGGCTTTTTGGGTTTCTTGTACAATATCTCCTGATTTAAGTAATCTAACTTTCATATTCTCCAGAATATTGCTGCTAAATTTTATCTCATTACAGTTACTCAGTTGACTTTGAATATCTAAGATAACTTCACCTTCAGTATCCCCTTTTGAAAAGGCTAGCTTAAAATTGCAGCCATCCTTATTAAGTTCTTTACAATTCCACTGATTCCTTATATTAATTAATTTTTCAAGAATTTCAGGTTCGTCACTACAATTATTGTCATATTTATCAGAATAAATTCCTTTTAAGATTAATTCAGCTTTTGTCATTTCTGCTATAGCTGAGTTGCCTTTTGCCCTATCTTCAATAATCTTATCTATTAATTCTCCTATCTTACCTGGCATAAGAATTAGCTCCTTTCTCACTATCTATATTAATCAATACTTATTTCTTACCAAAGCAAAACAATTCCTCAAAAAATTTCAATCTAATAAATGCACTACCGGTCGCTTCAAAGCTATTGCTGATTACGATGGTTGCCAGGTGCCGTCTGTCGGCGCATTATTAGCTGCTACCCTTAGATCTTCCCATGTTTTTAACAGCGAGAATGAGGATCCGCAGCCAGTGCCTGAACCGGAAGCAGTGCAAGCAGCATGCACACAACCAGTAGCATACTGAGTGTCTTTTTCATGTGCATTTTCATTTCCCTTCTGTGATGTTCTTCTTCATTTCATGACCTTTTTGGGCCAGTAGCAGATGCCTACCTCCAGCGCCCTGGGTTTATCCAAATGAAAGTCCGCATAACGGCAGTACCAGCATTGGCACAGACCAGCTGCTGCGCCTTCCCTAGGTTCAAAGGCTGAGCAGCTTTGTTTGGGCCAGACGTTTCCTTCTGCGTTGGGTGCAGTCAGGGGCGCGTCTTTATCCCGTCTGTTTTTTGGCTCTACCATAACCGTTCACGACCTTTCTAGCTCTAAGCTTTACAGTGAAAACGTACCATATGAAAACAAAAAACGAGCCTCTTTTCTCAAAGGACTCGTTTTTATGCTTAAAAAGCGCTAAAAAACCGCATTATTTATTAAAATTGGACAAATACAAAGACCGCTGTGTTATACCAGCATACGGACCCGGAAAATATCGTCGGCAATCTGATACAGGATCTCCCCATCATATTTCTCAACAAAGGCAAGCACGCTTTTGGTACCTGCGCCGTGACCGTTCTTTGTAGCGATCGGGTGTCCCTTTTCGTCAAGAACGGCCACGGCGCAGGGGTTGCTGATCTCCAGGGCGAGCCTGCCTACCTGGCGGCAGATGAACCGGATCGTCCTCTCTCTGTCTTTTTCCACGCCTTCACAGGCTTGAATGGCATTTTCTATCAGATTGGAAATCACCATGGCCAACTCCAGCGAATCCACCGGCAGGGCGTTGGGGATATCCAGACTCATCTCAGTGGTGATGTTTTTGTCCTCCGCTAGCCCTGCATAATAGCACACAGCAGCATTTACCGCCGTATTTTCGCAGTAACTTATCACTTTGGCTGATGCCTTACTGGACTGCTGCTTGAGAAAGGCAATGGCGTCCTCGGTTTTATGCTGCTCCAACAGCTCCAGTAGGGTGTTGTTGAAATGGCGGCGGTCATGGTCGGCAATACAGCTTTGCTGACGGGACGCATCCAACAGATTGATCCGATCTTCCATAGCGGAAGCCGACACGTGTAACAGCTCCTGACTGTTTTGCATCCTCAGGTTTTCCTCCCGCAGAGCATACTCGCGAGAAAGGGTTTTAAGGGAAAAGCCGATAGATACATAGACCGCCACTGTAACGAGAACAAGAAGATGGATTGGCACCGCCTGTTCGGTGAGAGTACGGACGACATCCTCTCCACTGACAAAATAAAAGGATAGGGCAGCTGTAAGAGCTACCGCCACGTAAAAAAACACGTTCCAAGACTCCACTATTTGCCGATACAAGGGGCGGACATACCCGTGTAGCAGGAGTAAAATCCCGGCATACAGCACCAGCCGCACCAGTGTATTGGCATACATGGGATAGGGCATCAACCGAGAAAGAGAGAAACTAAGCACTATAACGCACATACTTAGGTTCCACACGGTGAGGACGCTAAACAACCACTGCATAAAGCTGTCCCGGAACAAGGGACGTGCACCAAAGCAAATGACCAGCCATAAAATAAAGTCTAGCTTGGCCAGCAATGTGAGGTTCCCGGTAAGGTAACCGAATCCGTTCACTAGCAAATTGACGATCAAAATGCCTGCCATCCCAAGACCTGTTACTTTTTTACTATACTTTGCCTGAAGCAGCGTGAGCATCAACAAGATGTTCATGATGTCAGTTACCGTACCGCGTAAAAAATCGGGAAGCAAAGCGCTCATTTACACCCCTCCCTGGCGAGCAGGTAGTCCATATAGATGTCTCTCACCGCTGGGTATTGCTTGGCAGGAATCGGGATTACCGTTCCGCCTCGCATCACGAATCCATCCTTTGAAAACCCTTCTACCCGGCTCATGTTCAACACAAACGAACTATGGGGCTGAAGAAAGCGCCCATCAGAAAGGAGCGGACGAACATGCTCGGAAAAGCTTTCCGAGATGGTGCGGGTGGTTAGCCTCTCTCCACCCATCAGCGTATAGAGAACGGTATGCTTCACGTATTCGCAGAAAATAATGGACGACAACTTCACCACGCGAAGGCCGTCCTTGGTTTTGATGGTAATGATGTTTTCCTCAGCGGTATTCACCTTGGAAATGGCGAGATCCAGAGTTTGAAATAGCCGCTCTTTATCTATAGGCTTTAGAAGGTAATTAATAGGATTTGAAGAAAATGATTCAAACGCAAAGGATGGCTCGGTGGTAGCATAGATAATTTGCCCTTCCCGATCTAGTCGGCGAATCTCCTTGCCCAGCTCAATCCCATTAATCATCGGCATCACAATATCCAGGATATAAATATGGAACCGCTCCGTTTCGCAAGCCGTCAGCAATCCATCAGGATGATCAAACTGGCGAACCTCGGCATCAAGAGCGTTAATTTCTATGAAATCCTTTATATATTCGACGATGATTGCGAGTTGATCAAGCAGGTCATCACAAACTGCTATGCGAAGCATAGCTGCACCTCCTTTTCTTGACAGCAGAAAATTCCTCTATTATGACCATCCGACGGCAAGAATTGAATATTCTATGCAAAAACAACCCTGAATTTGTACCTTCATTTAATATAAGCTCTCGAGTTCAAACAAAGACCAATCTCATTTTTTCACATTATGGAACACTTCCTGCGACCATAATTCTATATCAGATTTACATAATCCTGCGCCCCGTAGAAGAAGCGTAAAATGTTGACAGTTTTGGAGACCTCATCAATTTTATACACAAGTACATAATTTTTAATCGTTAACTTGCGATAACCCTCTTTCTCCAGCCGTTTATCTTGACATTTTGCATACATCAAAGGGCTACTCTTCAAATAACCATAACATGTATCCACTTCATCTAGGAAATCACCTGCTGCCTTTGGATTGGCTAATTGTACAGCAATATATGAAACGATCTTATCCAAATCTTGATGCGCTAACTCAGAAACCTTTAACTTATACATTGTATTTTTCTCTAATTCTCTTTAAAGAAGTGTCCCCGTCGAGCACTTTACCTTCAGTTATTTGTTCCTCAGCCGCAATAAGCTTACCATAAACATCAAGCATAAACATTTTTTCTTCATATAGTTTCATACTCATAATAACCATATCCCCATAACCGTTTTTTGTAATAAAGACCGGCTCATCGGACGCTTGACACATTTGAGAAATTTCGCTTGTATTTTTCAAATCCTTAATAGGAATAATTTGGGGCATAATTCCCAACCTCCTTTTCATTATATTATTATGCCATTATTATACCATAATTATGGCATAATAAACAATTGTTCAGTTCGTTAGTAGTTTTATCTAAAATAACAGGATACTACCTCTTGAATCACTAAGAGATAATACCCTGCTTAATTTTTTATTAGGTTCCTTAAAGACTAGGTGTTTTTACTTTGCGAGCAACATCTAGTAGTGTCAAACTTTACTTCGATTGGTCTTTGTTGATAACAGCGGCCTGGGCTGCAGCCAACCGAGCAATCGGCACTCGGAATGGAGAACAGGACACGTAATTCAACCCGATCATATGGCAGAACTCAATCGACGACGGATCTCCACCATGCTCGCCACAGATTCCCACTTTTAAGTCTGGGTTAGCAGTGCGTCCCAACTGAACTCCCAGCTTCATGAGCTTGCCCACCCCATTGCGGTCGAGGACAGCAAAGGGATTGTGCTCTAAGATGTTCTGATCAAGATATGCTGGAAGGAATTTACCTTCTGCATCATCACGAGAGAAGCCTAACGTGGTCTGGGTCAAGTCATTGGTACCAAAGGAGAAGAAGTCTGCAGCAATGGCCACTTCGTCAGCAGTCAAAGCCGCTCTAGGAACTTCAATCATGGTTCCTACCTTATAGGCGAAGGTGACGCCTTGCTCTTCCATAACAGCTTGAGCATTTTCCTCAGTAAGTTTGCGAAGCTTCTCAAGTTCTTTTACATGGATAACGAGAGGAATCATAACCTCAGGATGGATCTCATAGCCTTCCTTGACGAGACGGGAAGAGGCTTGGAAAATTGCCCGCGCTTGCATAGCATAGATCTCTGGGAAGGTGATTCCCAAGCGGCAGCCCCGATGACCTAGCATTGGATTCAATTCGGAAAGAGCTCTAACCTTTCTCAAAAGGACTTCCTTGTCACGGAGCTCTTCTTCATTCTCTCCGTTCATTTTAAGCTTGGTGATCTCCACCACGAGCTCTTCAACATTCGGAAGGAACTCATGGAGCGGAGGATCAAGAAGGCGAATAGTGACCGGAAAACCTTGCATCACTTTGAGAATGCCATAGAAGTCCTCTTCCTGCATAGGCAGGAGCTTCGCCAAGGCTTCTTCTCTTTCCTGAAGACTTTGCGCAAGGATCATTTCTTGAACGATGGGAATCCGTGCCGGATCCATGAACATATGCTCTGTCCGACATAGGCCTATGCCTTGAGCTCCAAAGTCACGAGCTTTTTGGGCATCCCGGGGATTATCCGCGTTGGCTAGTACCTTAAGGCTGCGAATCTCATCAGACCATCCCAGGAGTTCCTTGAATTCTTCGCTCAGCTCTGGGTCAATCATCGGCACTTGACCCTTGATTACTCGACCTGTCGCTCCATCAATAGAGAAAAGAGCACCTTCTGAGTAGGTAATCCCAGCAATGGTTAAAGTGCCATTCTGATAATCAATCTTCAAGGCTTCACAGCCGCATACCGCAGGTTTCCCCATATGACGAGCCACTACAGCAGCATGACTGGTCATTCCGCCCCGGCTAGTCAGGATGCCTTGAGCGGCAAGAATGCCGTGAATATCATCAGGTGTTGTCTCGGTACGTACCAAGAGAACTTTCTCTCCGGCATGACCTAATCGCTCTGCCTCATCAGCATCGAAGACGATTTTCCCGGAAGCAGCACCAGGGGAAGCCGGCAGACCTTTAGCCAGAACCTCTAACTTCGCTTCACTATCCATCCGCCGGTGGAGCAACTGTCCCAATTGGCCGGGCTCGATACGCACGATAGCTTCTTCTTTAGAGATTACCCCTTCCCGGCACAGCTCTACAGCAACGCGAATGGCCGCGGGAGCAGTTCGTTTCCCGTTACGAGTCTGTAGGATATAGAGGCGACCACGTTCGATTGTAAATTCGATATCCTGCATATCCCGATAATGTTCTTCTAGGCGATTGGATATCTCTACAAATTGAGCATAGATATCCTTGTTTTCATTCTCAAGGCTCTTAATAGGTTGCGGAGTACGAATTCCCGCAACCACATCCTCTCCTTGGGCATTCATTAAGTACTCACCATAAAGCGCTCGCTCTCCGGTAGAAGGATTACGGGTGAAGGCAACTCCCGTTCCGGAATCATTACCCATATTTCCAAAAACCATGGATTGAACATTCACAGCCGTTCCGATATTATCCGGTATTTCATTGATTTTGCGATAGACAATCGCCCGGTCATTATTCCAAGAACGAAATACAGCTAGAATTGCTTGCTCAAGTTGCTGCATGGGATCTAAGGGGAAAGGACTGCCCGTACGCCGCTGAATAAGCCTTTTATATCCTACTACGATGTCTTTTAAGCTCTCAGCAGAGAGTTCAGAGTCATAGCTCACCTTTTGTTTTTCTTTAGTTTCCTCAAGGATTCTTTCAAATTCATGGTGCTCAACTTCGAGAACCACATTCCCAAACATTTGAATAAAGCGTCGATAGCTATCATAAGCAAAGCGTGCGTTTTGGGTGGATTCCGCAAGCCCTTCTACTGTATCATCATTAAGTCCTAGGTTAAGAATTGTGTCCATCATCCCGGGCATTGAAAACTTTGCCCCTGAACGTACAGAAACCAATAAAGGATTTACTTTATCACCAAATTTCTTCCCGGTGGCCTCTTCTATATTAGCCAATGCCGGTACGATCTGCTCCCAAATTCCCTCGGGAAGGTTGCGGCCATTGGCGTAATAATCATTACACGCTTCGGTCGTAAGGGTAAACCCGGGAGGTACAGGCAAGTCAATATTCGTCATCTCGGCCAAATTAGCCCCTTTTCCTCCTAATAAATCTTTCATGGAAGCCTGACCTTCACGGAATAAGTACACAAACTTCTTAGTCATTGCGATCCCCCTTATATAAGATTTCTAATATCCTGGAAGCTGTCTCCTCAATCGCTTTCCCGGTCGCATCGATGACTGGGCAACTTACTTTCCGCATAATTCCTCGAGCATATTCCAATTCTTCAACAATCCGCTGGTAGTTAGCATAATCAGCACTAGCGCCTAACCCTAAAGTTCTTAGACGCTCGGTCCTGATCTGGTTCAATAAATCAGGCTTTAAGGTAAGTCCTACTACTTTTTGTCCGGAAATCTGGAAAAGCTCCTGAGGAGGAGATACTTCCGGAACCAGCGGAATATTGGCCGCCTTGATTCCTTTATGAGCCAAATACATGCTTAAAGGAGTTTTAGAGGTCCGCGACACTCCAATTAGCACGACATCGGCTAACAGCACACCCCGCGGGTCTTTTCCGTCATCATATTTTACTGCGAATTCAATGGCCTCCACCTTGCGGAAATATTGTTCATCTAAGAGGTGAGTCACGTTCGGAGTGTAACTGGGCGCAAGGTTGGTCTTATCTGCTAGAATGTTAATCAGTGGTCCCAGTATATCTACAGTATCTAGGCCAAGTTCTTGCGCTTTTTCTTCTAAGTATGTACGCAGCCTTTTGACAACGAGGGTATACACAATAATAGCTTGTTCTTTAACCGCTTCTTCAATGATTTCATCGATGTGTATCTCATCCTGTACATAAGGGATTTTACGAATTTTTGTTCGGACACCCGAAAATTGAGCTGCCGCCGCTCGACTCACATATTCTGCGGTTTCTCCTAAAGCATCCGAAATAATATATATGACAGGCATCTCCGATAATTCCTTTGTCACGCTACACCTCCAAAATAAAATATTTCCGCCCCCGGAAATTCTATCGTTTCCCCAGAGTCCCGATCTGAACAAAAATCTTAGCAACATTCGTCTTAGTAAATCGACCGATCACCTCATAGCGTTCTTCACCCTTCTCATCGATGAACGCTTCGACAACAGGAAGGGAATCAATCTGGTGTAAAGTCAACTTACGAGCAGCGTCAAGAATGGGTTCATCCGCTGTAGTCATGATTATATTCGGCATCCGAGTCATAATAATGCTTACCGGCACTTGTTGAAGATCTGTCTTTCCTAAAGCAGATTTGAGGAGATCCTTTCGGGAAACCATCCCTTTTAAGTTCTGGTTTTCTCCTACGACCGTTAAAGTCCCCACATTTTGGGTAAACATAGTGACGATAGCATCGTAGATGCTTATGTTTTCTCTGACCGAAATAGGAAGAGACTTAAAATCCCCAACTCTTAGCAGACGCAGCTGCTCCATAATGGGTGAGCTTTCCTTCTGCTCTTTTAAAAAGTAGCCCACCCTAGGCCGGGCATCCAGGATACCGGCCATGGTTAAAATTGTTAGATCAGGCCGCAAGGTTGCTCGAGTCAAATCAAGCTTGGCTGCAATTTGTTCCCCAGTAATTGGACTTGAACTCTTAACAATTTCGACAATTCTTGCTTGACGTTCCGAAAACTCCAACCCGTTTTCACCTCATTCATCCTTCGCTTGTGTTTACATATATTCGTAATATATGGCAATTGTGACATACTAATTAACATAATACCGATATTTATTCCACACAATTTCTCGTTTTCCTTTAATTTATATTGCCCAATTGAAAAAAAATAATGGCGGTTGTGAAAAGGAACCTGTCCCATTTTTTAGGCAGGTTCCTTTCTGCATCCTTATGCTAAGAGACTCAAATCCCCGATACAGCCCAGAATAGCCGCACATTCGGTGAGAAGAGCTAGGCGGGCTTGCTTAAGAGCTTCATCTTCGACCATAATCATAACGGCATTAAACAGGTCTTCGATCAAAGGGATAAGCTCAGCCGCCAAGTTGTAAGCTTGCTCATATTCACCTTGGTCAAGCAATACGGCTAAGGTTTCTTTTCTTGCCTCAAGGGCGGCCGCGAGGGCGATTTCGGAAGGGTCGACGAGGACCTTGGTATCTAAGGGCTGAGCTTGGGCTTTTTTGCTAAGGTTTAGGCAACGAATATAGGCTTGGGAGTAGGGTACAAATTCCGGGGTCTCCCTTTTGTCTGCCAGCACTTGAGCTTTCTTAGCTGCCCGGGTAATCTGATCATGGCCTTGGACAAGGATTGCGTCAATGGTATCATAACGCAGTCCTTGTTCTTGTAATACGAAGCGTAGGCGCTGTTGGAAGAAGTCCTGAAGCGGCCCAGAGATATCTTCTAAGGCTAGCAGACCTATCCCTTGGTTGGTGAAGTTGACATAGGCTGCTTTAAGAAGTTGATCCAAGGCGAGATTCCAGCCTACTTCCAAGAGGATTCCCACAATGCCTTGAGCCTGGCGTCTTAGGGCGTATGGGTCTTGCGAACCGGTGGGTTGAATGCCAATTCCAAAGGCACCCACAATGGCGTCAAGCTTATCAGCAATGCTGACTACCCGGCCAGCAAGGGACTCCGGCAAAGCATCGCCGGCAAAACGAGGTTGGTAATGTTCAAGAATCCCTGTGCAGACTTCCGGCTTTTCACCGCTAATTCGTGCATAATCGGCACCCATGATTCCTTGGAGTTCAGGAAAATCATAGACCATTAACGTGACCAAATCTGCTTTTGCTAAAAGGGCCGCCCGTTTAACCAAGGACTTTTGCTCTTCAGCCACCCCGATTTGCTCAGCGATGGCTCCCGCTAAGGCACACATCCGATCGACACGTTGTCGAACGCTGCCCAACTTTTCATGATAAGTGACCTTCTCCAGCTTTTCGACCAGGTCAACAAGGGAGGTTTTTTGGTCCTCGCGATAGTAGAAGGCCGCATCTTCAAGCCGTGCCTTGAGGACTTTTTCATTCCCGGCTTGTACTTTCTCTAAAGCATAATCATCTCCATTGCGAACCGTTACAAAATAAGGCAGCAATTTCCCTTCTTTATTGCGCACCGGGAAATAGCGCTGATGTTCTTTCATGGGAGTGGTAATTACCGGTTCAGGGAGATGCATATAGTTTTTCGCTACTTCACCTAAGAGAGCGGTCGGATATTCAATGATATGGGTCACTTCTTCAAGGAGATCCTCATCTTTTTCCACTTCACCACCAACCCTGTCGGCAAGAACATGAATCTGTTCTAAAATGGTCTGACGGCGTTGTTGCGGATCCACCATGACAAAGGATTTTTGCATCTTCCCTACATATTCGGCAGAACTTTCAATCGTAACCGAACCACCTAGAGTACGATGTCCTCGCGAGGTTCTTCCAGACTCTAGGCCGACGAATTCAAAGGGTACGACCTCTGTGCCAAACA from Desulfitobacterium dichloroeliminans LMG P-21439 encodes the following:
- a CDS encoding LytR/AlgR family response regulator transcription factor, whose amino-acid sequence is MLRIAVCDDLLDQLAIIVEYIKDFIEINALDAEVRQFDHPDGLLTACETERFHIYILDIVMPMINGIELGKEIRRLDREGQIIYATTEPSFAFESFSSNPINYLLKPIDKERLFQTLDLAISKVNTAEENIITIKTKDGLRVVKLSSIIFCEYVKHTVLYTLMGGERLTTRTISESFSEHVRPLLSDGRFLQPHSSFVLNMSRVEGFSKDGFVMRGGTVIPIPAKQYPAVRDIYMDYLLAREGCK
- a CDS encoding type II toxin-antitoxin system Phd/YefM family antitoxin, translating into MPQIIPIKDLKNTSEISQMCQASDEPVFITKNGYGDMVIMSMKLYEEKMFMLDVYGKLIAAEEQITEGKVLDGDTSLKRIREKYNV
- a CDS encoding sensor domain-containing diguanylate cyclase, translated to MPGKIGELIDKIIEDRAKGNSAIAEMTKAELILKGIYSDKYDNNCSDEPEILEKLINIRNQWNCKELNKDGCNFKLAFSKGDTEGEVILDIQSQLSNCNEIKFSSNILENMKVRLLKSGDIVQETQKAIEEKKQALGKRLTGILSFDCLYRRLELDQKQKDIVEEYGEIFKSIFTVGCYTYGEVNIGYMNQTSNMLIFEYEDRGQSETQDDYDYVYNNDNQRLTEANRKLEGEVANLRHKLEMATQELKIFNIMLEEDITGRTEREEYIKHLCYHDELTGLYNRRFYEEAIKRLDNVNNLPISIIIGDVNNLKMINDTLGHAKGDEILQKSAIALKESCRGDDIIVRFGGDEFVILLPQTSQEKAEKIVKRIGECSSKQFVSDVPVSISLGSDTKENTDKSIAEVFNNAENLMYKQKMNLKHI
- a CDS encoding ATP-binding protein; protein product: MSALLPDFLRGTVTDIMNILLMLTLLQAKYSKKVTGLGMAGILIVNLLVNGFGYLTGNLTLLAKLDFILWLVICFGARPLFRDSFMQWLFSVLTVWNLSMCVIVLSFSLSRLMPYPMYANTLVRLVLYAGILLLLHGYVRPLYRQIVESWNVFFYVAVALTAALSFYFVSGEDVVRTLTEQAVPIHLLVLVTVAVYVSIGFSLKTLSREYALREENLRMQNSQELLHVSASAMEDRINLLDASRQQSCIADHDRRHFNNTLLELLEQHKTEDAIAFLKQQSSKASAKVISYCENTAVNAAVCYYAGLAEDKNITTEMSLDIPNALPVDSLELAMVISNLIENAIQACEGVEKDRERTIRFICRQVGRLALEISNPCAVAVLDEKGHPIATKNGHGAGTKSVLAFVEKYDGEILYQIADDIFRVRMLV
- a CDS encoding type II toxin-antitoxin system RelE/ParE family toxin — translated: MYKLKVSELAHQDLDKIVSYIAVQLANPKAAGDFLDEVDTCYGYLKSSPLMYAKCQDKRLEKEGYRKLTIKNYVLVYKIDEVSKTVNILRFFYGAQDYVNLI
- the nrfH gene encoding cytochrome c nitrite reductase small subunit, whose translation is MKYSGAEHEKTDTQGGKPKKTSRKTLVIGLLAVLCLTAVIGVQGVHALTKDPSYCVSCHVMEPVYGTWSHSSHREIVGCNDCHTDQTNYATKTYTKITSGVQHLYHNTFSDVPDSIRMNEKNNEMVQNNCLKCHQDVVRNISMDPSRQCFDCHRYTPHSNYR
- a CDS encoding ammonia-forming cytochrome c nitrite reductase subunit c552 codes for the protein MRKRGIILLSLMVILAVSLVAVGCASSGSQQAVSYRAEIAPGTLSVDEYAKYYPKQYDTFMKTSEMSNEGSKYGGSEEFDKLVQWPFLKEIFAGYGFAIEYNEDRGHNYTLEDVSKIKRINEKSIASCWTCKSANIEGIVEEMGDDYYGANFHDLKSKVTEGITCANCHDPQTMKLVITQPPLRDTLTRLGKDPDKLTTQELRTLTCAQCHVEYYFAGDKKVVTFPWDKGTTPDDILAYYEEKGFSDWKHAKAGTPEIKVQHPEFETFSGSTHAEAGLSCADCHMPYSMNGGEKISSHWWTSPLKTMNESCMTCHREGEEWLKERVFYTQDKVADTMATVGNVNVEAIEAIAAADAEGANKALLEEARALQRKAQFYVDWVGAENSMGFHNPQLTFDSLSKSLDYAYQAINKATEARTGVATPQFEVNAPKTNSETVKQMSKKS